A section of the Polynucleobacter sp. AP-Sving-400A-A2 genome encodes:
- a CDS encoding 3-deoxy-7-phosphoheptulonate synthase: protein MSQQNTNPANWYAAVDKTSDTDDQRIHNITVLPPPEHLIRFFPIAGTPTEALISKTRKKIRDIIHGKDDRLLVIIGPCSIHDPRAALEYCQRLLAERDRFAGELEIVMRVYFEKPRTTVGWKGLINDPYLDESYRIEEGLRMARQVLMEINRLGMPAGSEFLDVISPQYIADLISWGAIGARTTESQVHRELASGLSAPIGFKNGTDGNIKIATDAIQAASRPHHFLSVHKNGQVSIVETKGNKDCHVILRGGKEPNYEAQYVQAACSELQAAKLPASLMVDLSHANSSKKHERQIVVAENIAEQIESGSHHIFGVMIESHLHDGAQKFSPGKDDPNKLEYGKSITDACINWEDSANVLQRLALAVKNRRKVKK from the coding sequence ATGAGCCAACAAAATACGAATCCCGCAAACTGGTACGCTGCCGTTGATAAAACGTCAGATACGGATGATCAACGCATTCACAATATTACTGTTCTGCCGCCACCAGAACATTTGATTCGCTTCTTTCCGATCGCAGGAACACCTACAGAAGCACTCATCAGCAAGACACGTAAAAAGATTCGCGACATCATTCATGGAAAAGATGACCGACTGCTTGTGATCATCGGACCTTGCTCAATTCATGATCCCCGTGCGGCACTAGAGTACTGCCAAAGACTGCTCGCAGAGCGTGATCGCTTTGCAGGTGAACTTGAAATTGTCATGCGTGTCTATTTTGAAAAGCCACGCACTACTGTCGGTTGGAAGGGTTTAATTAATGACCCCTACTTAGATGAGAGCTATCGCATTGAAGAAGGCTTGCGAATGGCTCGCCAAGTGCTGATGGAAATTAATCGCCTTGGCATGCCAGCAGGTAGCGAATTTTTGGATGTGATTTCCCCGCAATATATTGCAGACCTGATTTCTTGGGGCGCTATTGGCGCACGTACAACCGAGAGTCAAGTGCATCGCGAACTGGCTTCTGGCCTTTCAGCACCAATCGGATTTAAGAATGGCACTGATGGCAACATCAAGATTGCTACTGATGCTATTCAGGCAGCCAGCCGCCCGCACCACTTCTTATCAGTGCATAAGAACGGTCAAGTATCTATTGTGGAGACTAAAGGCAATAAAGACTGTCACGTTATTTTACGCGGCGGTAAAGAGCCTAACTATGAAGCGCAATATGTTCAAGCAGCCTGCTCTGAACTTCAAGCAGCAAAGCTTCCAGCCAGTTTGATGGTTGACCTATCGCACGCCAACTCTAGCAAAAAACATGAGCGTCAAATTGTGGTGGCAGAAAATATTGCCGAACAAATTGAATCTGGCTCACATCACATTTTTGGCGTGATGATCGAAAGTCACCTCCATGATGGCGCACAAAAATTCTCGCCTGGAAAAGATGATCCAAACAAATTGGAATATGGCAAGAGCATTACCGATGCTTGCATTAATTGGGAAGACTCAGCCAACGTATTACAACGCTTGGCTTTAGCTGTGAAGAATCGCAGAAAAGTAAAGAAGTGA
- a CDS encoding cob(I)yrinic acid a,c-diamide adenosyltransferase, whose protein sequence is MGNRLSKIATRTGDAGMTGLGDGSRVEKDHLRICAMGDVDELNSEIGVLMTESIPESLAEELKNLFLQVQHDLFDLGGELCIPNYTLLKPEQVAQLDIWLEKFNATLPPLTEFILPGGTRAASQAHVCRTVCRRAERSIVRLGWEEPLYDAPRQYVNRLSDLLFVLARVLNRAAGGQDVLWKHEKKETK, encoded by the coding sequence ATGGGAAATCGACTTTCAAAAATAGCCACCAGAACTGGTGATGCGGGCATGACCGGGCTTGGGGATGGTAGTCGGGTAGAAAAGGATCATTTGCGCATTTGCGCCATGGGCGACGTAGATGAATTGAACTCCGAAATCGGGGTTCTGATGACTGAATCGATCCCCGAGAGCCTTGCAGAGGAGCTCAAAAACCTATTTTTGCAAGTACAGCATGATTTATTTGACCTAGGTGGGGAGCTTTGTATTCCTAACTACACCCTACTTAAGCCAGAACAGGTAGCTCAGTTAGATATTTGGCTAGAAAAATTCAATGCGACTTTGCCTCCTCTGACTGAATTTATTCTTCCGGGCGGCACCAGGGCAGCTTCTCAGGCCCATGTCTGCCGCACAGTCTGTAGACGGGCAGAGAGATCGATTGTGCGTTTGGGTTGGGAGGAGCCTCTATACGATGCTCCGCGTCAATACGTTAATCGCTTATCAGATCTATTGTTTGTATTAGCACGGGTTCTGAATCGTGCTGCAGGCGGTCAAGACGTTTTATGGAAGCACGAAAAAAAAGAGACTAAATAA